From the Euphorbia lathyris chromosome 6, ddEupLath1.1, whole genome shotgun sequence genome, one window contains:
- the LOC136232899 gene encoding 14-3-3-like protein D → MASSTQRENLVYIAKLAEQAERYDEMADAMKQVASLDVGLTVDERNLFYVGYKNAVGSRRESLRIISSIEQKEESKRNDQNVALIKGYRQNVVSELSTICSDVMMLIDEHLIPSSSAAESTAFYYKMKADHYRYLAEFTNGSERNEVAEQSMRAYETASATAQADLPPTHPLRLSLALNYSVFFYEILKSPERACHLARQAFDEALSEMDNLTVEACEDSILVLQLLRENLTLWTFDIPEDGAEEAQKQDNTAKCNRGEDAE, encoded by the exons ATGGCTTCTTCCACCCAAAGAGAAAACCTTGTATACATCGCGAAGCTCGCTGAACAAGCCGAGCGCTATGATG AAATGGCGGATGCGATGAAGCAAGTAGCTTCACTCGATGTAGGATTGACAGTAGATGAGAGGAATTTATTCTATGTAGGGTACAAAAATGCCGTTGGTTCGCGTAGAGAGTCGTTGAGGATCATATCCTCAATTGAGCAAAAGGAGGAGTCGAAAAGGAATGATCAAAATGTGGCGCTGATAAAAGGATATAGACAGAATGTTGTCTCGGAGCTTTCCACTATTTGCAGTGATGTAATGATGCTGATTGATGAGCATCTAATCCCTTCGTCGTCTGCTGCAGAATCTACCGCCTTCTATTATAAGAT GAAAGCCGATCATTATCGGTATTTGGCGGAGTTCACAAATGGGAGTGAGAGGAATGAAGTGGCTGAACAGTCCATGAGGGCTTATGAG ACAGCCTCTGCTACAGCACAGGCAGATTTACCTCCTACGCATCCCTTGCGGCTGAGCTTGGCTTTGAACTACTCCGTTTTTTTCTATGAAATCTTGAAGTCACCTGAAAG GGCTTGTCACCTTGCCAGGCAAGCTTTTGATGAAGCTTTATCTGAGATGGATAACTTGACTGTGGAAGCTTGTGAAGATAGCATATTGGTCCTGCAGCTTTTGCGGGAAAACCTGACATTGTGGACCTTTGACATCCCAGAGGATGGAG CTGAAGAAGCCCAGAAGCAAGACAACACTGCTAAATGTAACAGAGGTGAAGATGCAGAG TGA